In Mustela lutreola isolate mMusLut2 chromosome 4, mMusLut2.pri, whole genome shotgun sequence, the genomic stretch aaataaacagaataatgaTTATGAAACTTAATACTAAATTTCATGGAGGGGCTCAAGGAACTAGTGAACTAATGATCGACAGATCCCTGATCTTTGGGAAATGCTGCCTCTAATCTAAGAAATGAacccctctccctaccctggTGGGTTCCCAGGCTTCCTGTGTACAGAATGTATCTGACACCCATAGAAACCCATAGGaggccactcttttttttttttttttttttatcatgaaaaaactgtatttagatttagccagctggactcagtttagatgatcccaattttgttggcaacatccaaagcatcatagtcaggggccagccgaacgtatgccttcttctctccatcaggcctgattaaggtgttgaccttggctacatcaatgtcatagagcttcttcacagcctgtttgatctggtgcttgttggccttgacatccacaatgaacacaagtgtgttgttgtcttctattttcttcatggctgactcagtagtcagggggaacttgatgatggcatagtggtcaagcttgtttctcctgggggcgcTCTTTCGAGGGTATTTGGGTTGCCTTCGGAGACGCAGAGTCTTGGGTCGTCGGAACGTAGGTGATGtgcggatcttctttttttttgtgactgtggacgcctttcagcaccgctttcttggctttcaaagcctttgctttggcttcggctttgggaggggcaggggcttccttcttagctttcGGCGCCATCTTCGTAAAAGGGATTTCCAACGCTCGTTTCCCAGGAGGCCACTCTTAACACCCCGTCCTCTGTATAACAAAATTACTTTCCATAACAAACAAGGATCATCAGTTATCATTATTTAGTTGTGGCTTTTTTCTTTAGTTGCAAAAGcagttataaattttaaaaggataaatttcaatgggaaaatatatttcagattcaGTGAAATAGTTTGTGATTAAACAAAATTTACCAAGCAAAAGTTTTGCACTTCCCAATGCACACCATTTCACTCTTACACATTTTAAACAAATAGAAACTCCCGAGGAATCACATAGAATGACAGAACTGAAGAATTCACATTCTGTTGGTGGTCTTCAAAATCGCTTGCTGTTGTTGTTTACTCCAAATCTCTGTTTAGGTGTCTGTAGTATCGCGGAGCTAAAGACACAGACTGAGCTCAACCGTTACAAGTCGAAATCATTATAATTATTACAAATATTCGAAGTGACGACAAATAGGACACACATTCCAGGAACAAATGCATGTAGCGTGTTGTTAATCCACGTGTGTTGGAGCCCGATGGTGGAACTGGGTGTTCTAAAATTTAACATTCATGTAGAATACAGTGTTTATTAAAAGATAAGTAATAAAAAAGGTGCTAATTTGATGCACGTATGTGatttattcatgtgtttattcACTAAAATCAATTGCTAAGAACTTAGACCCACAGAATActtgagagggaggaggagcctTTTATCACTGACCTTGCTGAGGATGGATGGAGTATGGTAACAAAATAGTGGGCTGACTTTAGTCAGTCTTCTCATGGTTTGAAATTCTCTACAGACGCTGCCCAGCCGTATTCTTTCCCCCTGGGCAGACGCCTCACCCTGCTCCATCCTGTTCATCACTCTGTACCCAAAGTCATGAAATCTGACAGTGGGAATTGGAACTAAAACCCAGGTCTCCCGATTCCCACAACAGTACCTTTCTGTGTCCAACATGTTgtgaataatacatttatttgctTCTGAGAAGGTTTCAGAAACATTAGGTGAAACTTCCAAACCACTCCATAATGAACAATAACAGCAGCACGATCTGAAATGAATGTAAGAGGCAGCCAAAATGTCTATTCGTCCATTTGGTCCTGTGTGCATTGAGTTTCAAATCGTTTTAGCCCAGAGGTCCGGGTGACATGTGTCCCTTTAGAAAGTAGAGATGGTTTCAGCTTTAATAAGAAGAAaattgttatttcattttattaacaagAAGCTTGTATCATACTGAAAAATTCATTGTCTGTGTTCAGCTTGAATATTGTATTCATTATGTTTCCTAATCTGTGTGATTACTACCTGTGTAATTTGATGTCTGGTATTTGCTATCGGAATTCTTTCAGCCCATTatatttcccatctttttttgtAATGGGGGATGAGATTGGGACGTGGAAAATTGCAGCAGACTGCCTCAGGCGAATTGCAGCCAGCCGGCAGCTGGATGAAGCGGCAGAAGATGCGAAgttatgtggggggggggggggggttccgaGAAAGGTGGCCTCCAGGTCTACGGTCTGCCGTGACAGCCCTAAATAGGAGATGGAATTGGCCAGTGTTCCAGTGTGGCGATTGGCCATTCCCATTATCTCCAATAATCCAGCTTGGCATTAGCCATTCATTGAAATTATTAGGATAAAACACGTGGGGTGGAAGTGGGTCGCGGTGCTCAACATATTGTTACAGAGCATCAGAGGTAAAAGTGGGATCGAAACAAAACCAACACACTTgcaacaaattatttttagataCATATTAAGTGTATATGTAGAAGTCACAGAACAACAGCAGAAAAGATACAAACTATCCTTTTCTCTCCATCTTACTAGGAGCAGCCATTTCACTTAACACATAATATGAGTCAGGGGGTACATCACAGTGGCGAGAGAATGAGCATTGAAGCCAGTTTTAACTAGATGTCAATCTTTGGTCGGACCCATACCATAAGCAAATTAGAACTCgtgtttcctttatttaaaagggTGACTTTAATCTCTACCTCATAGAGCTGTTATTAGATTACATTATAGTAAGGCATATGTGGTTATGTGTGAAATATGCCTGTCTCTTCAGACCATGGATCATAAATGATGCTTAACAATGGAtcagaattatttaatttttatgtcctAGAGGCAAGCTGGATGTGAGTTCCAGAGCATCTACTTGGCAGTGCATTGCCTCACCGACATTGAAATTGAGATTTCCCAACATTTCCTGATCAGTATGGCAATCTGGCCCAGGAGTGCAACCTCTTGAATCATCTATACCTCAATTTAGACCTTGCTTTGCCTTTTCCCATctatgaccttgggaaagttccTTAATCTTTTGAGCCTAagatttttctccccctctgtgcAATGAGAAGAATGACAGCATCTACCTTGTAGTGTTGCTACAAGGATTAAATGTGTTAGTATGTGGGACTGGCCCAGCAAAGTGCCTCATGTATATTTGTTATCTGTCATTTTAGTGTTATTATATGACTTGAATGcctgggctttttgttttgttttttaaaaattcaattagccaacatatagtaccttagtttctgatgtagttttcagtgattcattacttgtgtataacacccagtcctcatcacatcacatgtcctccttaatgcccatcacccagttaccccctcccccacccatctccatTTCTGCAACTCTGTTTCCCAGTGTCAAGAGTCTcgtggttcgtctccctctctggtttcttcccattctgttttcccttttttcccctatgatcctctgtggtatttcttatattccacatgtgagtgaactaatatagttatctttctctgattaacttatttttacccaacataatactctccagttctACCCATGTCAATggaaatggtaggtattcatcctttccgatggctgagtaatattccattgtgtatttggatcacatcttctttatccattcttctgttgatagacatctcaGCTCCTGCCACAGTTTGACTCTTATGggcattgctactataaacattggggtgcaggtgccccttcttttcactacatctgtatctttagggtaaatacccagtagtgcaattgctggcttagcatagctctattttcaactcattGAGGAACCTtagtactgttttccagagtggctgtaccagatggcatttccaccaacagtgtaggagggttctcctttctctaatcctcaccaacatttgttgtttcctgttctgttagttttagccattctgactggtgtgcagtggtatctcactgtgattttgatttgtatttccctgatgacaactgaatgtggagcattttttatGCGTCTGTTAGTCACTTGCATGTCTTccttggtgaagtgtctgttcatgtcttctgcctgtttcttgactggattatttgttttttgggtgttgagattgctaaattctttgttgttgtttttgctgttgtttatgAATTGGTTCATCCCCTAGGAGTGGCCAAAGAGATTCCCTTCACCCCCCATTTAATTTGGCTGCTGGAATCTGAATAGTCCCTGACATTAATGGCCTTGGTAGGCCTTGACTGTGTCTTCTGTTCTTCATGTCTCATTTCCTACGCTTCCCCACATCCTTATTATCCTGTTCACCTTCTTTCCCTGCCATCCAGGATGTTGCTTTCCAAGGTTcataacaaatgttggagaaacAATGAACATTACTTTTCTTCTACATCAAGATCACAATTCCCCACTTGCTACCCCATGACAATGTGGACCCCTACAGTGCCAAACCTGTTTGCACATAGGAGACCAGTTCTGGGGCCTTTAGGTGGAGAGATGCTTCCATGTGACCCTCACTGGGAGACCCTTCCCCATCAGCAGGGGCCGCACCCCCTCTGCATGGGCCTGTGCTCTGATttcccactccctcccttcctgaggAGGAGGGTAGGAGAGGACATGTTCAAGCTCTCTCCTAGAAGCTGACTTCCTTTCAGGGAAATCGTGAAGGGTCAGTCATGGGGCCTCTTCACTCATCTGCAGCCTCTTCCACACCAAGGCCATACCCAGTCTGAggaaaggaccaaaataaaatcttgggagaaGATTTAAAATGGTGTGCTGGCACTTAgcagctgtgtgactctgagcaGGTTCTAGAACTTTCTGGGTTTCCATTTCTGTAAAGTAGAGATAATAATGCCACATACTTTCTAGGGCTGtttagagaattaaatgaataatgGATACCCACATTTCTTGGTACATTGGCTAGATACACAGCAGGAATTTGGTAAATATGAGCTTCCTTCCCTTTTGTTCCATTCTATCTATATTCTGTTTTTCACGTGTTCATATTTCTGAGATTGGCTTAAAAGCAATGATTTTA encodes the following:
- the LOC131830409 gene encoding LOW QUALITY PROTEIN: large ribosomal subunit protein uL23-like (The sequence of the model RefSeq protein was modified relative to this genomic sequence to represent the inferred CDS: deleted 1 base in 1 codon), encoding MAPKAKKEAPAPPKAEAKAKALKAKKAVLKGVHSHKKKKIRTSPTFRRPKTLRLRRQPKYPRKSAPRRNKLDHYAIIKFPLTTESAMKKIEDNNTLVFIVDVKANKHQIKQAVKKLYDIDVAKVNTLIRPDGEKKAYVRLAPDYDALDVANKIGII